In Enterobacter sp. 638, a single window of DNA contains:
- a CDS encoding hemin ABC transporter substrate-binding protein → MKKWFALIVTLPLAAFAAPQEKIVALGGDVTEIIYALGAESSLVARDSTSQWPQQVTSLPDVGYLRQLNAEGILAMRPTLVLASAQAQPSLALKQVEQSNVNVVTVPGGNNLSAIDEKIRVIAQATHRVVQGDALRKTVQQELAALPTSPLNKRVLFILSHGGMSAMAAGQQTAADTAIRAAGLHNAMQGFSRYQPLSQEGVIASQPDLVVISQAGVQAIGGEANLWQLPGLSQTPAGRNKQILQIDDMALLGFSVRTPHAIQQLRDKAEQLP, encoded by the coding sequence ATGAAAAAATGGTTTGCCCTGATTGTCACGCTCCCGCTGGCGGCTTTCGCTGCGCCGCAGGAGAAAATTGTCGCGCTTGGCGGGGACGTCACGGAGATTATCTATGCGCTGGGTGCCGAATCTTCTCTCGTGGCACGCGACAGCACCAGCCAGTGGCCGCAGCAGGTCACGTCGTTGCCGGATGTCGGTTATCTGCGCCAGCTTAACGCCGAAGGCATTCTGGCGATGCGCCCGACGCTGGTGCTGGCGAGTGCGCAGGCGCAGCCTTCGTTAGCGCTAAAACAGGTCGAGCAAAGCAACGTGAACGTGGTGACGGTGCCTGGCGGTAACAATTTGAGCGCAATCGATGAGAAGATCCGCGTGATTGCGCAAGCAACCCATCGCGTCGTGCAGGGAGATGCTCTGCGCAAAACCGTGCAACAGGAACTGGCCGCGTTACCGACATCACCACTCAATAAACGCGTGCTGTTTATTCTCAGTCACGGCGGGATGAGCGCGATGGCCGCCGGGCAACAAACCGCGGCGGATACGGCGATTCGCGCCGCTGGTTTGCATAATGCCATGCAGGGATTTTCTCGCTACCAGCCCCTGTCACAGGAAGGCGTGATCGCCAGCCAGCCCGATCTGGTGGTGATTTCGCAGGCCGGCGTACAGGCCATCGGCGGGGAAGCAAATCTGTGGCAGCTGCCAGGTCTGTCGCAAACGCCTGCGGGACGGAACAAACAGATCCTGCAGATAGACGACATGGCGCTGCTCGGGTTTAGCGTCCGCACACCGCACGCCATTCAGCAACTGCGCGACAAAGCGGAGCAGTTACCCTGA
- the chuS gene encoding hematinate-forming heme oxygenase ChuS: MNHYTRWLELKEENPGKYARDIAGLMNIREAELTFARVGHDARRLREDIRAILGALETVGETKCICRNEYAVHEQVGTFTHQHLNGHAGLVLNPRALDLRLFLNQWASVFHISEATARGERQSIQFFDHQGDALLKVYTTDNTDAGAWGDVLTRFIIADNPPLELKAADVAVNSTSPDAEKVDAEWRAMTDVHQFFSLLQRHSLSRQQAFRLVSDDLACKVDNTALAQLLDAAHQSGNEIMIFVGNRGCVQIFTGAVEKVVPMKGWLNIFNPTFTLHLLEETIAETWITRKPTTDGHVTSLELFAADGTQIAQLYGQRTEGEPEQTQWRAQIDALTPKGLAA; the protein is encoded by the coding sequence ATGAATCACTACACCCGCTGGCTTGAGCTAAAAGAAGAAAACCCAGGAAAATACGCGCGTGACATCGCCGGGCTGATGAACATCCGCGAAGCGGAACTGACGTTCGCCCGCGTGGGCCACGACGCCCGGCGTTTGCGCGAGGACATCCGTGCAATCCTCGGCGCACTGGAAACCGTCGGTGAAACAAAATGCATCTGCCGCAACGAATACGCCGTTCACGAACAAGTCGGCACGTTCACCCATCAACACCTCAACGGCCATGCCGGGCTTGTGCTGAACCCGCGCGCGCTGGATCTGCGCCTGTTCCTGAACCAATGGGCGAGCGTGTTTCACATCAGCGAAGCCACCGCACGCGGTGAACGCCAGAGCATTCAATTCTTTGACCATCAGGGCGATGCGCTGCTCAAGGTTTATACCACCGATAACACTGACGCTGGTGCATGGGGCGATGTTTTGACCCGTTTTATCATTGCCGATAATCCTCCGCTGGAACTGAAAGCGGCTGATGTGGCAGTCAACAGCACGTCGCCCGATGCTGAAAAAGTGGATGCAGAATGGCGAGCCATGACCGACGTGCATCAGTTCTTTAGCCTCCTGCAGCGCCACAGTCTGAGCCGTCAGCAGGCGTTCCGTCTGGTGAGTGATGACCTGGCCTGCAAAGTGGACAATACCGCGTTGGCGCAACTGCTGGATGCGGCGCATCAAAGCGGAAACGAAATTATGATCTTCGTGGGCAACCGTGGCTGCGTGCAGATCTTTACCGGCGCAGTGGAAAAAGTGGTGCCGATGAAGGGCTGGCTGAACATTTTCAATCCGACGTTTACCCTGCACTTACTGGAAGAGACGATCGCGGAGACGTGGATTACGCGTAAACCAACCACCGACGGCCACGTCACCAGCCTCGAACTGTTCGCCGCAGACGGCACGCAGATTGCGCAACTCTATGGCCAACGTACCGAAGGCGAACCGGAGCAAACGCAGTGGCGCGCGCAGATCGACGCCCTGACACCAAAAGGGCTCGCTGCATGA
- a CDS encoding TonB-dependent hemoglobin/transferrin/lactoferrin family receptor — translation MPYLHSASLRPSLIALAVVGALPGTAFAASDEMTVTATGNPRSTFEAPMMVSVIDATTPENQTASSAADLLRTVPGITLDGTGRTNGQDVNLRGYDRRGVLILVDGVRQGTDTGHLNSTFLDPALIKRIEVVRGPSALLYGSGAMGGVISYDTVEAKDLLDAGKNSGFRVFGTGATGDHSIGMGASAFGRTDVLDGVVAWSSRDRGDLRQSDGTTAPNDESINNMLAKGSWKIDSAQMLDGSLRYYNNAAQEPKNPQTIEPSESSNPMTDRSTIQRDAQLTYNLAPDGNDWLNAQAKVYWSEARINAQNVDSTAEFRKQTTKGGKVENRTHLFTDSFASHLLTYGGEYYRQEQNPGGSTTGFPEAKIDFSSGWLQDEITLRDLPVTLLGGTRYDHYRGSSEGYDDVDADKWSSRAGITVTPADWLMLFGSYAQAFRAPTMGEMFNDSKHFSIGNFYTNYWVPNPNLRPETNETQEYGFGLRFDDLMLANDELEFKASYFDTNAKDYISTSVDFAAATTMSYNVPNAKIWGWDVMAKYTADLFSLDVAYNRTRGKDTDTGEYISTINPDTVTSKLNVPVAQSGFSVGWIGTFTDRSTHVSSEYSQQPGYAVNDFYVSYQGQQALKGVTTTLVLGNAFDKEYWSPQGIPQDGRNGKIFVSYQW, via the coding sequence ATGCCATACCTGCATTCCGCGTCTTTACGCCCATCGCTGATAGCGCTGGCCGTTGTTGGTGCCCTTCCGGGCACTGCTTTTGCGGCCTCTGATGAGATGACCGTCACCGCGACGGGTAACCCCCGCAGCACTTTTGAAGCGCCGATGATGGTGAGCGTAATCGACGCTACCACCCCTGAAAATCAAACCGCCAGTTCTGCCGCCGATCTGCTGCGCACCGTGCCGGGAATCACTTTAGACGGCACGGGGCGAACCAATGGTCAGGACGTGAATCTGCGCGGTTACGACAGGCGCGGCGTGCTGATTTTAGTCGACGGCGTGCGTCAGGGAACGGATACCGGACACCTCAACAGCACGTTTCTCGATCCGGCGCTAATCAAGCGAATCGAAGTGGTGCGGGGTCCTTCTGCCCTGCTGTACGGCAGCGGCGCGATGGGCGGCGTGATTTCCTATGACACGGTAGAGGCAAAAGACTTGCTGGACGCCGGGAAAAACAGCGGCTTCCGCGTGTTTGGGACCGGTGCAACGGGCGACCACAGTATCGGGATGGGTGCCAGCGCGTTTGGTCGTACCGACGTGCTGGATGGCGTTGTTGCATGGTCCAGCCGCGATCGCGGCGATTTACGCCAAAGCGACGGCACCACCGCGCCAAACGATGAGTCCATCAATAATATGCTGGCGAAAGGCAGCTGGAAAATCGACAGCGCTCAGATGCTGGACGGCTCGCTGCGTTATTACAACAATGCAGCGCAGGAGCCAAAAAATCCGCAAACGATTGAGCCGTCGGAGAGCAGCAACCCGATGACCGATCGATCCACGATTCAGCGTGACGCGCAGTTGACCTACAACCTTGCGCCAGACGGCAACGACTGGCTGAACGCCCAGGCAAAGGTGTACTGGTCTGAAGCGCGGATCAATGCGCAAAACGTCGACAGCACGGCTGAATTCCGCAAACAAACCACCAAAGGCGGAAAAGTGGAGAACCGTACGCATCTGTTTACCGACTCCTTCGCCTCGCACCTGCTTACCTACGGCGGTGAATATTATCGTCAGGAGCAAAATCCAGGCGGCTCAACCACCGGTTTCCCGGAAGCAAAAATCGACTTTAGCTCCGGCTGGTTGCAGGACGAAATCACCCTGCGCGACCTGCCGGTCACGCTGTTAGGCGGCACACGCTATGATCACTACCGTGGCAGCAGCGAGGGGTATGACGATGTCGATGCGGATAAATGGTCATCCCGCGCGGGCATCACCGTCACGCCCGCCGACTGGCTGATGCTGTTCGGCTCCTACGCGCAGGCATTCCGCGCGCCAACGATGGGTGAGATGTTTAACGATTCCAAACACTTCTCCATCGGCAATTTCTACACTAACTACTGGGTGCCAAACCCGAATCTGCGCCCGGAAACCAACGAAACGCAAGAGTACGGCTTTGGTCTACGCTTTGACGACCTGATGCTGGCCAATGATGAGCTGGAGTTCAAAGCCAGCTACTTCGACACCAACGCGAAAGACTATATCTCTACGTCCGTCGATTTTGCTGCCGCCACCACGATGTCCTATAACGTCCCAAACGCCAAAATCTGGGGCTGGGACGTGATGGCGAAATACACGGCGGACCTGTTCAGCCTTGATGTGGCGTATAACCGCACGCGCGGGAAAGACACTGATACGGGCGAATACATCTCGACGATTAACCCGGACACCGTGACCAGTAAACTGAACGTTCCGGTGGCGCAAAGCGGCTTCTCGGTTGGCTGGATTGGCACCTTTACCGATCGCTCAACGCACGTTAGCAGTGAATACAGCCAACAGCCGGGCTACGCGGTGAATGACTTTTACGTGAGCTATCAGGGACAACAGGCACTCAAAGGCGTGACCACTACGCTGGTGCTGGGCAACGCCTTCGACAAAGAGTACTGGTCACCGCAGGGCATTCCGCAGGATGGACGCAACGGTAAAATTTTCGTCAGTTATCAGTGGTAA
- the hemP gene encoding hemin uptake protein HemP — MSRTDNTAATHAKDRTQPTPASPERRIDSKSLLGDEGRVIIEHDGQHYLLRQTHAGKLILTK; from the coding sequence ATGTCACGTACGGATAACACGGCAGCCACACACGCGAAAGATCGCACACAGCCTACACCCGCGTCCCCGGAGCGTCGGATAGACAGTAAAAGTCTGCTTGGCGATGAAGGACGGGTGATTATTGAGCATGACGGCCAGCACTATCTGCTGCGCCAGACCCATGCCGGAAAACTGATTCTCACTAAATAA
- the aroH gene encoding 3-deoxy-7-phosphoheptulonate synthase AroH — protein sequence MNKTDELRTARIESLVTPAELAQRHPVSASVAEHVIASRRRIEKILNGEDRRLLVVIGPCSIHDLDAALDYAKRLKVLRDKHQDRLEIVMRTYFEKPRTVVGWKGLISDPDLNGSYRVNHGIELARKLLLQVNELGVPTATEFLDMVIGQFIADLISWGAIGARTTESQIHREMASALSCPVGFKNGTDGNTHIAIDAIRASRASHMFLSPDKNGQMTIYQTSGNPYGHIIMRGGKKPNYHAEDIAAACDTLHEFDLPEHLVVDFSHGNCQKQHRRQLDVCDEICQQIRSGSTAIAGIMAESFLKEGTQKVVAGQPITYGQSITDPCLGWEDSELLLEKLASAVDSRF from the coding sequence ATGAATAAAACCGACGAACTTCGCACAGCGCGTATTGAAAGTCTGGTGACGCCCGCAGAACTGGCACAGCGCCACCCCGTTTCCGCAAGCGTTGCGGAACATGTTATTGCGTCGCGCCGACGCATCGAAAAAATATTGAACGGTGAAGATCGCCGTTTGCTGGTGGTTATTGGCCCTTGCTCGATTCACGATCTTGATGCGGCACTGGATTATGCCAAGCGCCTGAAAGTGCTGCGCGATAAGCACCAGGATCGCCTTGAAATCGTGATGCGTACCTATTTCGAGAAACCACGTACCGTGGTGGGCTGGAAAGGGTTGATTTCCGATCCGGATTTGAACGGCAGCTATCGCGTCAATCACGGTATCGAGCTGGCGCGTAAATTACTGCTCCAGGTGAATGAACTCGGCGTGCCGACAGCCACCGAATTTCTCGATATGGTGATCGGACAGTTTATCGCCGACTTGATTAGCTGGGGCGCGATTGGCGCGCGTACCACCGAAAGCCAAATCCATCGCGAGATGGCCTCCGCGCTTTCTTGCCCGGTGGGCTTTAAAAACGGTACGGATGGGAATACGCACATCGCGATCGATGCGATCCGCGCCTCGCGTGCCAGCCATATGTTCCTCTCGCCGGACAAAAACGGTCAGATGACCATTTACCAGACCAGCGGTAACCCGTACGGCCACATCATTATGCGTGGGGGCAAAAAGCCCAACTACCATGCAGAAGATATCGCCGCGGCGTGCGACACGCTGCACGAGTTTGATCTCCCGGAACATCTGGTGGTCGATTTCAGCCATGGCAACTGCCAGAAGCAACATCGTCGTCAGTTGGACGTGTGCGATGAAATTTGTCAGCAAATCCGCAGCGGTTCTACCGCCATCGCCGGCATCATGGCGGAAAGTTTCCTGAAGGAAGGCACGCAAAAGGTCGTGGCAGGACAACCGATTACCTATGGTCAGTCGATCACCGATCCGTGTCTGGGCTGGGAAGACAGCGAACTGTTGCTGGAAAAATTAGCCTCCGCCGTCGATAGCCGTTTTTAA
- a CDS encoding pyruvate, water dikinase regulatory protein: MDNAVDRHVFYISDGTAITAEVLGHAVMSQFPVAINSITLPFVENESRAKAVKEQIDAIFQQTGTRPLVFYSIVIPEIRDIILQSEGFCQDIVQALVAPLQGELKLDPTPIAHRTHGLNPGNLIKYDARIAAIDYTLAHDDGISMRNLDQAQVILLGVSRCGKTPTSLYLAMQFGIRAANYPFIADDMDNLVLPPALKPLQHKLFGLTINPERLAAIREERRENSRYASMRQCRMEVSEVEALYRKNQIPWLNSTNYSVEEIATKILDIMGLNRRMY; encoded by the coding sequence ATGGATAATGCTGTCGATCGCCACGTTTTTTATATTTCTGATGGTACGGCCATCACCGCCGAGGTCTTGGGCCATGCGGTGATGTCACAATTCCCGGTGGCTATCAACAGCATTACGCTGCCGTTTGTCGAAAATGAAAGCCGCGCCAAAGCGGTGAAAGAGCAAATCGATGCGATTTTCCAGCAAACTGGCACTCGGCCGTTAGTGTTTTACTCCATTGTTATTCCCGAAATTCGCGACATTATTCTGCAAAGTGAAGGTTTTTGTCAGGATATTGTTCAGGCACTGGTCGCGCCATTACAAGGTGAGTTAAAGCTCGACCCGACGCCAATTGCCCATCGTACCCACGGCCTCAATCCAGGTAACCTGATCAAATATGACGCGCGTATCGCCGCGATTGATTACACCCTGGCGCACGACGACGGGATCTCGATGCGTAATCTCGATCAGGCGCAGGTCATTTTGCTTGGCGTGTCGCGCTGTGGCAAAACCCCCACCAGCCTGTATCTGGCGATGCAGTTTGGCATTCGTGCCGCGAATTACCCTTTCATTGCTGACGATATGGATAATCTGGTGCTGCCTCCTGCGCTGAAACCGCTGCAGCATAAACTTTTTGGTCTGACCATTAATCCAGAGCGCCTTGCTGCGATCCGCGAAGAACGCCGTGAGAACAGCCGTTACGCGTCGATGCGTCAATGCCGCATGGAAGTGTCGGAAGTTGAAGCGCTGTACCGTAAAAACCAGATCCCATGGCTGAACAGCACCAACTATTCAGTTGAAGAAATAGCCACAAAAATCCTCGACATCATGGGTCTGAATCGCCGCATGTACTAA
- the ppsA gene encoding phosphoenolpyruvate synthase, with protein MSNNGSSPLVLWYNQLGMNDVDRVGGKNASLGEMITNLSGMGVSVPNGFATTADAFNYFLDQSGVNQRIYDLLDKTDIDDVTELSKAGSQIRQWIIDTPFQPELEHAIHEAYNQLSADDAQASFAVRSSATAEDMPDASFAGQQETFLNVQGYDAVLVAVKHVFASLFNDRAISYRVHQGYDHRGVALSAGVQRMVRSDVGSSGVMFSIDTESGFDQVVFITSAWGLGEMVVQGAVNPDEFYVHKPTLAANRPSIVRRTMGSKKIRMIYAPNLEHGKQVEIEDVPQEQRDRFSLTDDDVQELAKQAVQIEKHYGRPMDIEWAKDGHTGKLFIVQARPETVRSRGQVMERYTLHAQGKIVAEGRAIGHRIGAGPVKVIHDISEMHLVQPGDVLVTDMTDPDWEPIMKKAAAIVTNRGGRTCHAAIIARELGIPAVVGCGDATERMKDDEKVTVSCAEGDTGYVYADILDFSVKSSSVDTMPDLPLKIMMNVGNPDRAFDFACLPNEGVGLARLEFIINRMIGVHPRALLEFDDQDAALQNEIREMMKGYDSPKEFYVGRLTEGIATLGAAFYPKRVIVRLSDFKSNEYANLVGGERYEPEEENPMLGFRGAGRYVSDSFRDCFALECDAVKRVRNEMGLTNVEIMVPFVRTVEQAKAVVEELARQGLKRGENGLKIIMMCEIPSNALLAEQFLEHFDGFSIGSNDMTQLALGLDRDSGVVSELFDERNDAVKALLSMAIRAAKKQGKYVGICGQGPSDHEDFAAWLMEEGIDSLSLNPDTVVQTWLSLAELKK; from the coding sequence ATGTCCAACAATGGCTCGTCACCGCTGGTGCTTTGGTATAACCAACTCGGCATGAATGATGTAGACAGAGTTGGAGGCAAAAATGCCTCCCTGGGTGAAATGATTACAAACCTGTCCGGTATGGGTGTTTCCGTACCGAATGGCTTTGCGACTACCGCCGATGCGTTTAACTATTTTCTCGATCAGAGCGGTGTAAACCAGCGCATTTACGACCTGCTGGACAAAACGGATATTGATGATGTGACCGAGCTTTCTAAAGCAGGTTCACAAATCCGCCAGTGGATCATCGACACACCTTTCCAGCCTGAACTGGAACACGCCATTCATGAGGCATATAACCAACTGTCTGCTGACGACGCGCAGGCCTCGTTTGCCGTGCGCTCCTCTGCCACCGCAGAAGATATGCCAGACGCCTCATTTGCCGGTCAGCAGGAAACGTTCCTCAACGTGCAGGGATATGACGCCGTGCTGGTCGCGGTGAAACACGTTTTTGCTTCGCTGTTTAATGACCGCGCCATCTCCTATCGCGTGCATCAGGGCTACGACCACCGTGGCGTCGCGCTCTCTGCGGGCGTGCAACGCATGGTGCGCTCCGATGTCGGTTCTTCCGGCGTGATGTTCTCGATTGATACTGAATCCGGTTTCGATCAGGTGGTCTTTATCACTTCGGCCTGGGGTCTGGGTGAAATGGTGGTGCAGGGCGCGGTTAACCCTGACGAATTCTACGTCCATAAGCCGACGCTGGCGGCGAATCGTCCGTCCATCGTTCGTCGTACGATGGGTTCCAAAAAGATCCGCATGATTTATGCCCCGAATCTTGAACACGGTAAACAGGTTGAGATTGAAGATGTGCCGCAGGAGCAGCGCGACCGTTTTTCTCTGACCGATGACGACGTGCAGGAGCTGGCGAAACAAGCGGTGCAAATTGAGAAGCACTATGGCCGTCCGATGGATATCGAATGGGCGAAAGACGGGCACACCGGCAAGCTGTTTATCGTGCAGGCGCGTCCAGAAACCGTGCGTTCTCGCGGCCAGGTCATGGAGCGTTACACGCTGCATGCGCAGGGTAAAATCGTCGCCGAAGGGCGTGCGATTGGCCACCGCATTGGCGCAGGCCCGGTCAAAGTGATCCACGATATCAGCGAAATGCACCTGGTTCAGCCCGGCGATGTGCTGGTGACGGACATGACCGACCCGGACTGGGAACCGATCATGAAAAAAGCTGCGGCTATCGTCACCAACCGGGGGGGGCGCACCTGTCACGCCGCAATCATCGCGCGTGAGCTGGGCATCCCGGCCGTCGTGGGCTGTGGTGACGCCACCGAGCGCATGAAAGATGACGAAAAAGTCACCGTCTCCTGTGCCGAAGGCGACACCGGTTACGTGTATGCCGATATTCTGGATTTCAGCGTGAAAAGCTCAAGCGTCGATACCATGCCGGATCTGCCGCTAAAAATCATGATGAACGTCGGTAACCCCGATCGTGCCTTTGATTTTGCCTGTCTGCCTAACGAAGGCGTGGGCCTGGCGCGTCTGGAATTTATTATCAACCGCATGATCGGGGTGCATCCGCGCGCGCTGCTGGAGTTTGACGACCAGGACGCCGCGCTGCAAAACGAAATTCGCGAGATGATGAAAGGCTACGACTCACCAAAAGAGTTCTATGTAGGCCGTCTGACCGAAGGGATCGCCACACTCGGGGCGGCGTTCTATCCGAAGCGCGTGATTGTGCGTCTGTCAGACTTTAAGTCTAACGAATATGCCAATCTGGTTGGCGGTGAACGCTACGAGCCAGAAGAAGAGAACCCAATGCTGGGCTTCCGTGGCGCTGGCCGTTACGTGTCTGACAGTTTCCGCGACTGTTTTGCCCTGGAATGCGACGCGGTAAAACGCGTGCGTAATGAAATGGGTCTCACCAACGTCGAAATCATGGTGCCGTTTGTGCGTACCGTAGAGCAGGCGAAAGCGGTAGTGGAAGAGTTAGCGCGTCAGGGACTCAAGCGCGGCGAGAACGGGCTGAAGATCATCATGATGTGCGAAATTCCGTCCAATGCCCTGCTGGCAGAGCAATTCCTGGAACATTTCGACGGCTTCTCTATCGGCTCCAACGATATGACGCAGCTGGCGCTGGGTCTGGACCGCGATTCTGGCGTGGTGTCAGAGTTGTTCGACGAGCGCAATGACGCGGTGAAAGCGTTGCTGTCGATGGCAATTCGCGCGGCGAAGAAACAGGGTAAATACGTCGGGATTTGTGGTCAGGGTCCTTCCGATCACGAAGATTTTGCCGCATGGCTGATGGAGGAGGGGATCGATAGTCTGTCCCTGAACCCAGATACGGTGGTGCAAACCTGGCTGAGTCTGGCTGAACTGAAAAAGTAA